One Stegostoma tigrinum isolate sSteTig4 chromosome 22, sSteTig4.hap1, whole genome shotgun sequence DNA segment encodes these proteins:
- the LOC125463526 gene encoding myosin-4-like isoform X3, producing the protein MNFEEMKIFGAAAPFLRKSMKEQVEAQNRPFDAKTACYVSDPKLVFVKGKIKSQDSTKVEVERADGKTVVVKPSDVFPRNPPKFDKIEDMAMMTHLNEACVLFNLKERYAAWMIYTYSGLFCVTVNPYKKLPVYGPEVVTAYKGKKRQEAPPHIFSISDNAYQSMLTDRENQSILITGESGAGKTVNTKYVIQYFATIAALGDVCKKKAETAKSKGTLEDQIIQANPLLEAFGNAKTIRNDNSSRFGKFIRIHFGPTAKLASADIETYLLEKSRVTFQQQNERSYHIFYQITSNKKPELIEMLLISTNPFDYPYISQGEVTVPSIDDKEELLATDQAIDILGFTNDEKNSIYKITGATMHHGNMKFKQKQREEQAEPDSTEVADKVAYLLGLNSADLLKALCLPRVKVGNEFVSKGQTVQQVYSAVGALTKSVYEKLFLWMVQRINHQLDTKLPRQHFIGVLDIAGFEIFEFNSLEQLCINFTNERLQQFFNHHMFVLEQEEYTKEGIEWKFIDFGMDLAACIELIEKPMGIFSILEEECMFPKATDMTFKNKLYDQHLGKSVNFQKPRFIKGKIEAHFSLIHYAGIVDYNINSWLDKNKDPLNETVIGLYQKSSLKVLAHLYTGGYIYFAEGTGKKGSKRKGSSFQTVSALFRENLNKLMSTLRSTHPHFVRCIFPNETKTPGEIDNSLVIHQLRCNGVLEGIRICRKGFPSRILYADFKQRYRVLNPSAIPEGHFIDSKKASEKLLASINIDQSQYRFGHTKVFFKAGVLGCLEDMRDERLAVLITRTQAVCRGFLMRVEFQRMNQRRDGIFTIQYNIRSFMNVKHWPWMKLYFKIKPLLKSAQAEKDMQNMKEEFKKLNDAFSKSEARRKELEENMVTLLQEKNDLQMQVQAEIESLTDAEERCDQLIKTKIQLESKVKEANERLEDEEEINAEITAKKRKLEDESTQLKTEIDDLQLSLAKAEKDLHSTENKVKNLTEELSTHDESIVKLTKEKKALQEAHQQVLDDLQAEEDKVNTLTKSKAKLEQQVDDLEGSLEQEKKFRLDLERSKRKLESDLKLAQDSIMDLENDKQQMEERFKKKEFEISQLQSKIEDEQNLSMQLQKKIKELQARVEELEEEIDAERVARAKIEKQSSDYARELEEISDRLEEAGGASAAQIEMNKKREAEFQKLRRELQEANLQHEATAAALRKKQADSVAELGEQIDNLQRVKQKLEKEKSELKMEIDDLASNIESVVKSKANLEKTCRTQEDQVNELKARNNEYSRSINDMMAQTSRLSTENGEISRQLEEKENTISQLTRNKQGFIHQVEELKRQLEEETKAKNALAHALQSSRHDCDLLREQYEEEQEAKAELQRGMSKANSEVAQWRTKYETDAIQRTEELEEAKKKLAQRLQDAEEHAEAANAKCASLEKTKLRLQGEVEDLMIDVERANAAAAALDKKQRNFDKILAEWKQKYEECQAELEAVQKESRSLSTELFKMKNAYEESLDHLETLKRENKNLQQEISDLTEQVGECGKTIHELDKAKKLAEQEKTELQSALEEAEASLEHSEERLLRIQLELTQIKSEVDRKIAEKDEEIEQLKRNHQRTIEALQNTLDAEIRSRNDALRLKKKMEGDLNEMEIQLGHANREAAEAQKHLRNIQGVLKETQLHLDEALRVQGDLKEQLSSAERKSNLLQAELEEVTLALEQSDRARKIAEQEVFDISERVQLLHTQNISFINTKKKLETDISQLQSEMEDVVQESRNAEEKARKAIADAAMMAEELKKEQDTSAHLERMKKNLDQTVKDLQFRLNEAEQLALKGGKKQIQKLETRIRELENELEAEQKRAAEAIKGSRKYERRVKEMTFQSVEDHKNLSRLQDLVDKLQLKVKSYKRNVEDAEEQASVHISKFRRTQHELEEAEERADIAESQVNKLRAKSRVITTKVKE; encoded by the exons ATGAACTTTGAGGAAATGAAGATTTTTGGAGCAGCTGCACCATTTCTCCGCAAATCTATGAAAGAGCAAGTTGAAgcccagaacaggcccttcgatgcCAAAACTGCTTGTTATGTAAGTGACCCCAAGCTGGTATTTGTAAAAGGAAAAATTAAGAGCCAAGACAGTACCAAGGTTGAAGTGGAGAGAGCAGATGGGAAG ACAGTTGTTGTGAAACCCAGTGATGTCTTTCCAAGGAATCCCCCAAAATTTGACAAAATTGAGGATATGGCTATGATGACCCACTTGAATGAAGCATGTGTGCTGTTTAACCTCAAAGAGCGTTATGCAGCCTGGATGATCTAT ACTTACTCAGGGTTGTTCTGTGTCACTGTAAACCCCTACAAAAAGTTACCAGTCTATGGCCCTGAGGTTGTGACTGCCTATAAAGGGAAGAAAAGACAGGAGGCTCCTCCCCATATATTTTCAATCTCTGACAATGCCTATCAGTCCATGTTAACAG ACCGTGAAAACCAATCTATCCTAATCAC TGGAGAATCTGGTGCTGGGAAGACTGTGAACACAAAATATGTCATCCAGTACTTTGCAACAATTGCAGCTCTTGGTGATGTGTGCAAGAAGAAAGCTGAAACAGCTAAGTCAAAA GGAACCCTGGAGGATCAAATCATCCAGGCTAACCCACTGCTGGAAGCCTTTGGTAATGCGAAGACAATACGAAATGACAACTCATCTCGTTTT GGAAAATTTATCAGAATCCATTTTGGACCCACAGCAAAACTGGCATCGGCAGACATTGAAACAT atttgttggaaaaatccagAGTGACATTCCAGCAACAAAATGAAAGAAGCTATCACATTTTTTACCAGATTACATCCAACAAAAAACCAGAACTTATTG AAATGCTTCTTATCAGCACAAATCCCTTTGACTACCCGTACATCAGTCAAGGTGAAGTTACAGTCCCGAGTATTGATGACAAAGAAGAATTATTAGCTACTGAT CAAGCTATTGATATCTTGGGTTTCACCAATGATGAGAAAAACAGCATCTACAAAATAACTGGTGCAACAATGCACCATGGCAATATGAAGTTCAAGCAGAAACAAAGGGAAGAACAAGCTGAGCCTGATAGCACAGAAG TTGCTGACAAAGTTGCTTACCTCCTGGGCCTAAACTCAGCAGATTTGCTCAAAGCATTATGCTTGCCAAGAGTGAAGGTTGGCAATGAGTTTGTTAGCAAAGGCCAAACTGTACAACAG GTATACTCTGCAGTTGGTGCTCTGACCAAGTCAGTGTATGAGAAGTTATTCCTGTGGATGGTTCAACGAATTAATCATCAATTGGATACAAAGCTACCCAGACAACATTTCATTGGTGTTTTAGATATTGCAGGCTTTGAAATTTTTGAG TTTAACAGCCTGGAACAGCTTTGTATCAACTTCACAAATGAAAGACTGCAACAGTTCTTCAACCACCATATGTTCGTTTTAGAACAAGAGGAATATACGAAGGAAGGAATTGAATGGAAATTCATTGATTTTGGAATGGATCTGGCTGCTTGCATTGAGCTCATTGAAAAG CCCATGGGCATCTTCTCAATCCTTGAGGAGGAATGCATGTTCCCCAAAGCCACAGACATGACTTTCAAGAACAAATTATATGATCAGCATTTAGGAAAATCAGTAAATTTCCAGAAACCCAGGTTTATTAAAGGAAAGATTGAAGCTCACTTCTCCTTGATCCATTATGCTGGCATTGTTGACTACAATATTAATTCATGGCTGGACAAGAATAAGGACCCTCTGAATGAAACTGTAATTGGACTATACCAGAAATCTTCACTTAAGGTTCTTGCACACCTGTACA caggaggtt ATATATACTTTGCAGAGGGTACGGGAAAGAAAGGTTCCAAGAGAAAAGGTTCTTCATTCCAAACAGTGTCTGCACTTTTTAGG GAGAATCTGAACAAACTAATGTCTACCTTGAGAAGCACGCATCCCCATTTCGTACGTTGCATTTttccaaatgaaacaaaaactccAG GTGAAATTGACAATTCACTGGTCATACACCAGCTGAGGTGCAATGGCGTACTCGAAGGTATCAGAATCTGTAGAAAGGGATTTCCAAGCAGAATACTCTACGCAGATTTCAAACAAAG GTACAGAGTACTCAATCCAAGTGCTATACCAGAGGGTCACTTTATTGATAGCAAGAAGGCTTCTGAGAAACTCCTAGCCTCCATCAATATTGATCAAAGCCAATACAGATTTGGGCACACTAAG GTGTTCTTCAAAGCTGGTGTCCTAGGTTGTCTAGAAGACATGAGAGATGAAAGGTTGGCTGTACTTATCACCCGCACTCAAGCCGTATGTCGCGGTTTCTTAATGCGAGTAGAATTTCAGAGGATGAATCAAAGAAG GGATGGTATCTTCACTATCCAGTACAACATTCGTTCATTTATGAATGTTAAACACTGGCCGTGGATGAAATTGTATTTCAAGATCAAGCCTCTTCTGAAGAGTGCACAAGCTGAAAAGGACATGCAAAACATGAAGGAGGAGTTCAAGAAGCTAAATGATGCTTTTTCCAAATCTGAAGCAAGAAGAAAAGAATTAGAAGAGAACATGGTTACCCTTCTGCAGGAAAAGAATGACCTACAAATGCAAGTACAGGCA GAAATTGAAAGTTTGACAGATGCTGAGGAAAGATGTGACCAGCTGATCAAAACCAAAATTCAACTTGAATCTAAGGTCAAAGAGGCAAACGAGAGGCTAGAGGATGAAGAAGAGATAAATGCCGAGATTACAGCCAAGAAAAGGAAGCTTGAAGATGAGTCCACACAGCTGAAGACAGAAATTGATGACTTGCAGCTCTCATTAGCTAAAGCAGAAAAAGATTTGCACTCCACTGAAAACAAA GTTAAGAACCTCACAGAAGAACTTTCAACCCATGATGAATCAATTGTTAAGCTGACAAAGGAGAAGAAAGCCTTGCAAGAGGCCCACCAGCAGGTCTTAGATGATCTCCAAGCCGAGGAAGACAAAGTCAACACTCTTACCAAATCAAAGGCAAAACTGGAGCAACAAGTTGATGAT CTTGAAGGGTCTCTGGAGCAAGAGAAAAAGTTTCGCTTGGACCTGGAACGAAGCAAGAGGAAACTGGAAAGTGACCTGAAACTTGCTCAGGACTCCATAATGGATTTGGAAAATGACAAGCAACAAATGGAAGAACGATTTAAAAA GAAAGAATTTGAAATCAGCCAACTTCAAAGCAAAATCGAAGATGAACAAAACCTAAGCATGCAgctgcaaaagaaaataaaagaacttCAG GCTCGTGTTGAAGAGCTCGAAGAGGAGATTGACGCTGAGCGTGTAGCTCGTGCtaaaattgaaaagcagagtTCCGACTATGCCCGTGAGCTCGAGGAAATCAGTGACAGACTGGAAGAGGCCGGTGGCGCATCAGCAGCACAGATTGAAATGAACAAGAAACGTGAAGCGGAGTTTCAGAAACTGCGCCGTGAGCTGCAAGAAGCAAACCTCCAGCATGAAGCCACAGCTGCTGCTCTTCGTAAGAAGCAGGCTGATAGTGTGGCTGAACTTGGGGAACAAATCGACAACCTGCAACGTGTGAAACAGAAGCTGGAGAAGGAAAAGAGTGAGCTGAAGATGGAAATTGATGACCTGGCTAGCAACATAGAATCTGTGGTGAAGTCAAAA GCCAACCTTGAAAAAACGTGTCGAACCCAGGAAGATCAGGTAAATGAGCTGAAGGCAAGAAATAATGAATATTCACGTTCCATTAATGATATGATGGCTCAAACATCACGGTTAAGCACAGAAAATG GTGAAATATCTAGACAACTGGAAGAAAAGGAGAATACGATATCCCAACTTACCAGGAATAAGCAGGGATTTATACATCAAGTTGAAGAACTGAAGAGGCAACTTGAAGAAGAAACTAAG GCTAAGAATGCCTTGGCACATGCTCTGCAATCTTCCCGCCATGACTGTGATTTGCTCCGTGAACAATATGAAGAGGAACAGGAGGCAAAGGCTGAGCTTCAGCGTGGCATGTCCAAGGCCAACAGTGAAGTTGCTCAGTGGAGGACAAAGTATGAAACCGATGCAATCCAGCGCACAGAGGAACTGGAAGAGGCCAA GAAGAAACTAGCCCAACGACTGCAGGATGCAGAGGAGCATGCTGAGGCAGCCAATGCCAAATGTGCTTCTTTGGAAAAGACAAAACTGCGCTTGCAAGGAGAAGTGGAAGATCTAATGATTGATGTGGAGCGGGCTAATGCTGCTGCAGCTGCTCTTGATAAAAAGCAGAGAAACTTTGACAAG ATCCTGGCAGAATGGAAACAAAAGTATGAGGAATGCCAGGCTGAGCTGGAGGCAGTGCAGAAAGAGTCTCGGTCTCTTAGCACTGAGCTGTTTAAGATGAAGAATGCTTACGAAGAATCTTTGGATCATCTTGAAACTCTGAAGAGGGAGAACAAGAATCTGCAAC aggagatttctgACCTCACTGAACAAGTTGGTGAATGTGGGAAGACAATTCATGAACTGGATAAAGCAAAAAAGCTGGCTGAACAAGAGAAGACTGAACTTCAAAGTGCATTAGAGGAAGCAGAG GCATCACTTGAACATTCAGAAGAGAGGTTGCTTCGAATTCAGCTTGAATTAACACAAATCAAGTCAGAGGTTGACAGAAAGATtgctgagaaagatgaagaaattGAACAACTAAAGAGAAATCACCAAAGAACCATCGAGGCACTGCAGAATACTCTGGATGCTGAAATCAGAAGCAGGAATGATGCCTTGAGGctcaaaaagaaaatggaaggaGATCTCAATGAAATGGAGATTCAGTTGGGTCACGCAAACCGAgaggctgcagaagcacagaaacaTCTCCGGAACATACAAGGAGTGCTCAAG GAAACACAACTGCATTTGGATGAAGCTTTGAGAGTTCAAGGGGACTTGAAGGAGCAGCTAAGCTCAGCAGAGCGGAAAAGCAATCTTCTACAAGCCGAACTTGAAGAGGTTACATTGGCTCTAGAGCAGTCAGACAGAGCTCGCAAAATTGCTGAACAAGAAGTCTTTGACATCAGTGAAcgtgttcagctgcttcatacACAG AACATTAGCTTTATCAACACCAAAAAGAAGCTTGAGACTGATATTTCGCAGCTTCAATCTGAGATGGAAGATGTTGTTCAAGAATCACGAAATGCTGAAGAGAAGGCCAGGAAGGCTATCGCTGAT GCTGCAATGATGGCTGAGGAGTTGAAGAAGGAACAAGATACAAGTGCTCATCTTGAGCGAATGAAAAAGAACCTCGATCAAACTGTCAAGGATCTGCAATTCCGTCTGAATGAGGCTGAGCAGTTGGCATTAAAAGGTGGAAAGAAACAGATACAAAAACTAGAGACTAGG ATACGTGAATTAGAGAATGAACTTGAGGCTGAACAGAAACGTGCAGCAGAGGCTATTAAAGGTTCACGGAAGTATGAAAGGAGAGTTAAAGAGATGACGTTCCAG TCTGTGGAAGATCATAAAAATCTGAGCAGACTGCAGGATTTGGTTGACAAATTGCAACTAAAAGTCAAGTCCTATAAGAGAAATGTTGAAGATGCT GAGGAGCAGGCCAGTGTTCACATTTCCAAATTCAGAAGGACACAGCATGAGCTGGAGGAAGCAGAGGAGCGTGCAGATATTGCTGAATCACAGGTCAACAAACTGAGGGCTAAAAGCCGTGTTATTACCACCAAGGTAAAAGAATGA